From Nicotiana tabacum cultivar K326 chromosome 20, ASM71507v2, whole genome shotgun sequence, one genomic window encodes:
- the LOC107759406 gene encoding intracellular ribonuclease LX produces the protein MKPQKSLLIKVLITQCLLVLCVAQQDFDFFYFVQQWPASYCDTRRSCCYPTTGKPDEDFSIHGLWPNYENGKWPQNCDRESSLDESKISDLISTMEKNWPSLACPSSDGVRFWSHEWLKHGTCSALGERAYFQAALDFRKKSNLLENLKNAGITPRNGEHYTLESIKKAIEEGVGHSPYIECNVDTQGNHQIYQVYLCMDKTATDFIDCPVFPHGRGCGSKIEFPPFSSDHDEF, from the exons ATGAAACCTCAAAAATCATTGTTGATCAAGGTTCTTATTACACAATGTTTGTTAGTTCTTTGTGTTGCACAACAGGACTTTGATTTCTTCTACTTTGTTCAACAG TGGCCAGCATCTTATTGTGATACAAGACGTAGTTGTTGTTATCCGACTACCGGAAAACCTGATGAAGATTTTAGCATCCATGGTCTATGGCCAAACTATGAAAATGGTAAATGGCCTCAAAACTGTGATCGTGAAAGCTCTTTGGATGAGTCAAAG ATCTCAGATCTTATAAGTACAATGGAAAAGAATTGGCCATCATTGGCTTGCCCAAGTAGCGATGGTGTAAGATTTTGGAGTCATGAATGGCTAAAACATGGAACCTGTTCTGCTCTTGGTGAACGTGCTTACTTTCAAGCTGCTCTTGACTtcaggaaaaaatcaaaccttctTGAAAACCTTAAGAATgcag GGATTACACCAAGGAATGGAGAACATTACACTTTAGAAAGCATTAAAAAGGCAATAGAAGAAGGAGTAGGACACAGCCCTTACATAGAATGCAATGTGGATACACAAGGAAATCACCAGATTTACCAAGTTTATCTCTGTATGGACAAAACTGCAACAGATTTTATTGATTGCCCAGTTTTCCCACATGGCCGAGGATGTGGTTCCAAGATTGAATTCCCTCCTTTCTCCTCTGACCATGATGAATtttaa